One genomic region from Luteibacter yeojuensis encodes:
- the ilvN gene encoding acetolactate synthase small subunit yields MRHLISMLLQNEAGALARVAGLFASRGYNIESLVVTAMPEADVSRLTLVVDVDDAAVAQIVKQSAKLVDVIEIADLGGSGKAEHELLVAFRTALWLAGEIVERA; encoded by the coding sequence ATGCGCCACCTGATCTCCATGCTGCTGCAGAACGAAGCAGGCGCGCTGGCCCGCGTCGCGGGCCTGTTCGCGTCGCGCGGCTACAACATCGAATCCCTGGTCGTGACGGCGATGCCGGAAGCGGACGTCTCCCGGCTCACGCTGGTGGTCGATGTCGACGACGCCGCGGTCGCGCAGATCGTGAAGCAGTCCGCGAAGCTCGTCGACGTGATCGAGATCGCGGACCTTGGCGGCTCCGGCAAGGCGGAGCACGAGTTGCTCGTCGCCTTCCGGACAGCGCTCTGGCTCGCCGGGGAAATCGTGGAACGCGCGTGA
- the ilvB gene encoding biosynthetic-type acetolactate synthase large subunit: MNAQLDTVDDVRPDPIHSLAGRTLTGADVVVQVLADEGLDVLFGYSGGAILPVYDAVFRYNGAHPREGGGEPMPLIVPANEQGACFMAAGYARASGRVGVALVTSGPGATNAVTPVRDCMADSIPLVVICGQVPTAAIGTDAFQEAPVSTIMGSCAKHVFLATDPATLEATLRTAFHIARSGRPGPVVIDIPKDVQNAPVVFHGSRELPVRGYRSRLHAVQSATIPDEECARFFTLLGQARRPLIYAGGGVVSAGAADALRDFAHEHGIPVVTTLMGIGGFDTTDPLALDMLGMHGAAYANYAMDDCDFVFALGARFDDRVVGVPAKFAPRARAIAQIDIDPAEIGKVKTVDWHHVGTLDQSLARLTSYGRDKGIRGDYGPWHAHVAALKTRHAMDFCRESASIQPCAVIEAINRITDGRAIISTGVGQHQMWAAQYFDFREPRHWLTSGAMGTMGFGLPAAIGAQFARRDRIVIDVDGDASIRMNIGELETVTTYNLPVKIVVLNNSGDGMVRQWQKLFFKGRFSASDKSLHKKDFVLAAQADGFEWARRLDDPAAIDTTIADFLAFDGPAFLEVVIDPDAGVYPMVGPGATYAEMITGDWIPSRERPVALAAEPTGMF, from the coding sequence GTGAACGCCCAACTGGACACCGTCGACGATGTTCGCCCCGACCCGATTCATTCCCTGGCCGGCCGGACCCTTACCGGTGCGGATGTCGTCGTGCAGGTACTTGCCGACGAAGGTCTCGATGTCCTCTTCGGCTATTCCGGCGGCGCCATCCTTCCCGTTTACGATGCGGTATTCCGCTACAACGGCGCGCATCCGCGCGAGGGTGGCGGCGAGCCCATGCCGCTCATCGTGCCGGCCAACGAGCAAGGGGCGTGTTTCATGGCCGCGGGTTATGCGCGGGCATCGGGCCGCGTGGGCGTGGCCCTGGTCACATCCGGACCGGGTGCGACGAATGCCGTCACGCCCGTACGCGATTGCATGGCCGATTCCATCCCGCTGGTGGTGATCTGCGGACAGGTTCCCACGGCGGCGATCGGCACGGACGCGTTCCAGGAGGCCCCCGTCAGCACCATCATGGGTTCGTGCGCGAAGCATGTCTTCCTCGCGACCGATCCGGCCACCCTGGAGGCCACGCTTCGCACCGCCTTCCATATCGCCCGCAGCGGACGTCCGGGTCCGGTCGTCATCGACATCCCGAAGGACGTGCAGAACGCCCCCGTCGTGTTCCACGGCAGCCGCGAACTGCCGGTGCGCGGCTATCGCTCGCGGCTGCATGCCGTGCAGTCGGCGACGATTCCCGACGAGGAATGCGCACGGTTCTTCACCCTCCTCGGCCAGGCGCGGCGTCCCCTCATCTATGCCGGCGGCGGCGTGGTGTCGGCCGGCGCGGCCGACGCGTTGCGCGACTTCGCACACGAGCACGGCATCCCCGTCGTCACCACCCTCATGGGCATCGGCGGATTCGACACCACCGATCCGCTCGCGCTGGACATGCTCGGCATGCATGGTGCGGCTTATGCCAACTACGCGATGGACGACTGCGATTTCGTGTTCGCCCTCGGCGCCCGCTTCGACGATCGCGTCGTAGGCGTCCCCGCGAAGTTCGCGCCGCGGGCGCGGGCGATCGCCCAGATCGACATCGATCCCGCCGAGATCGGCAAGGTGAAGACGGTGGACTGGCACCACGTGGGCACGCTCGACCAGTCGCTCGCGCGCCTTACGTCGTATGGCCGGGACAAGGGCATACGCGGCGATTACGGACCGTGGCACGCGCACGTCGCGGCGCTGAAGACCCGCCACGCGATGGACTTCTGCCGGGAGAGCGCGAGCATCCAGCCCTGCGCCGTGATCGAAGCCATCAACCGCATCACCGACGGCCGCGCGATCATCAGCACCGGGGTCGGCCAGCACCAGATGTGGGCCGCGCAGTATTTCGATTTCCGCGAGCCCCGTCACTGGCTCACGTCCGGCGCCATGGGCACGATGGGCTTCGGCCTCCCCGCGGCGATCGGTGCGCAGTTCGCCCGCCGCGACCGCATCGTGATCGACGTGGACGGCGACGCCAGCATCCGCATGAACATCGGCGAACTGGAGACGGTGACCACATACAACCTCCCGGTGAAGATCGTGGTCCTGAACAACAGCGGCGACGGCATGGTGCGCCAGTGGCAGAAGCTCTTTTTCAAGGGGCGCTTCTCCGCCTCGGACAAGAGCCTGCACAAGAAGGACTTCGTCCTTGCCGCCCAGGCCGACGGCTTCGAGTGGGCCCGCCGGCTCGACGACCCGGCGGCGATCGATACCACCATCGCCGACTTCCTCGCCTTCGACGGCCCCGCCTTCCTCGAGGTCGTGATCGATCCGGACGCCGGTGTCTACCCCATGGTGGGACCGGGCGCGACCTATGCGGAAATGATCACCGGGGACTGGATACCGAGCCGCGAACGACCGGTGGCCCTCGCCGCCGAACCGACGGGAATGTTCTGA
- the ilvC gene encoding ketol-acid reductoisomerase, with protein sequence MTDTQATTAPLQNARIAVLGYGSQGRAHALNLKDSGLDVVVGLRPGGPSWSRAYVDGFAVAEPADAVRGADLVAVLTPDMTQPGIYKDAIEANMKPGATLLFAHGFNVHFGQIAPRADIDVVLVAPKGPGALVRREYEIGRGVPCLYAVHQDVTGKATERATAYAAGIGGARAMLIETDFKEETETDLFGEQAVLCGGASELVIKGFETLVEAGYRPEIAYYEVMHELKLIVDLFYEGGIARMLEFISETAQYGDYTRGPRVVDEGTKERMKAVLKEIQDGTFAREWTAEYKAGLPNYKAFKQRDLEHPIEKVGARLRARMPWLAANQPKAQRETEAAKTP encoded by the coding sequence ATGACCGACACCCAAGCCACCACCGCTCCCCTGCAGAACGCCCGCATCGCCGTGCTCGGCTACGGCAGCCAGGGGCGTGCCCATGCGCTCAACCTGAAGGATTCCGGCCTCGACGTCGTGGTCGGCCTGCGCCCCGGCGGTCCCTCGTGGAGCCGCGCCTATGTCGACGGCTTCGCCGTGGCGGAACCGGCGGACGCCGTGCGCGGCGCCGACCTCGTCGCCGTGCTCACGCCGGACATGACCCAGCCGGGCATCTACAAGGACGCCATCGAGGCGAACATGAAACCCGGCGCCACGCTGCTCTTCGCCCACGGCTTCAATGTGCACTTCGGCCAGATCGCACCGCGCGCCGACATCGACGTGGTGCTCGTCGCACCGAAAGGCCCGGGCGCGCTCGTGCGTCGCGAATACGAGATCGGCCGCGGCGTGCCCTGCCTCTATGCCGTGCACCAGGACGTCACCGGCAAGGCCACCGAACGCGCCACGGCCTATGCGGCGGGTATCGGCGGCGCACGAGCCATGCTCATCGAGACCGACTTCAAGGAAGAAACCGAAACCGATCTTTTCGGCGAGCAGGCCGTGCTCTGCGGTGGCGCGTCCGAACTGGTCATCAAGGGTTTCGAAACGCTCGTCGAGGCGGGCTATCGCCCCGAGATCGCCTATTACGAAGTGATGCACGAGTTGAAGCTCATCGTTGACCTGTTCTACGAAGGCGGCATCGCCCGCATGCTCGAGTTCATCTCGGAGACGGCGCAGTACGGCGACTACACCCGCGGTCCGCGCGTGGTCGACGAGGGCACGAAGGAGCGCATGAAAGCCGTGTTGAAAGAGATCCAGGACGGCACCTTCGCCCGCGAATGGACGGCGGAATACAAGGCGGGCCTGCCGAACTACAAGGCGTTCAAGCAGCGCGACCTAGAGCACCCGATCGAGAAGGTCGGCGCGCGGTTGCGTGCGCGGATGCCGTGGCTGGCTGCCAACCAGCCGAAAGCCCAACGCGAGACCGAAGCGGCCAAAACACCGTGA